Proteins co-encoded in one Pseudomonas beijingensis genomic window:
- a CDS encoding F0F1 ATP synthase subunit epsilon encodes MAMTVHCDIVSAEGEIFSGLVEFVVAHGELGDLGIALGHAPLITSLKPGPITLTKQGGEREVFYISGGFLEVQPNMVKVLADTVQRAADLDEASAQEAVKAAEKALHERGAEFDYGSAAARLAEAAAQLRTVQQIRKKFGG; translated from the coding sequence ATGGCTATGACAGTCCATTGCGATATCGTCAGTGCGGAAGGGGAAATCTTCTCCGGTCTGGTCGAGTTTGTGGTTGCGCACGGTGAGCTGGGTGATCTTGGTATCGCCCTGGGTCACGCACCGCTGATCACCAGCTTGAAGCCAGGTCCGATTACTCTGACCAAGCAGGGCGGGGAACGGGAGGTGTTCTACATCTCCGGTGGTTTCCTCGAGGTTCAGCCGAACATGGTCAAGGTCCTTGCCGACACCGTGCAACGTGCTGCCGACCTGGACGAAGCCTCCGCTCAGGAGGCCGTCAAGGCCGCTGAGAAGGCCCTGCACGAGCGCGGCGCGGAATTCGACTACGGCTCTGCTGCCGCACGTCTGGCCGAGGCCGCAGCCCAGCTGCGCACCGTCCAGCAGATCCGCAAGAAGTTCGGCGGCTAA